The following are encoded together in the Phaseolus vulgaris cultivar G19833 chromosome 9, P. vulgaris v2.0, whole genome shotgun sequence genome:
- the LOC137821185 gene encoding uncharacterized protein, which translates to MALKINTSSFLLILLLLLVPLSSGLADGFRESMHPTHGLPSEDGMKVKSRKLFGHDFVLDYDEAGPNPRHAKKPGKGP; encoded by the exons ATGGCCCTTAAGATCAACACCAGTTCTTTCCTTCTAATTCTTCTCTTGCTCCTCGTTCCCTTATCTTCAG GCTTGGCTGATGGCTTCAGGGAAAGCATGCATCCTACTCATGGCTTACCTTCAGAG GATGGTATGAAGGTGAAGTCGAGGAAGCTATTTGGTCATGATTTTGTGTTGGATTATGATGAGGCAGGACCCAACCCAAGGCACGCTAAGAAACCTGGGAAGGGCCCTTGA
- the LOC137823161 gene encoding importin subunit beta-1-like — MAMEVTQVLLNAQSIDGNVRKHAEDTLRQFQEQNLPGFLVSLSGELASEDKPVDSRKLAGLILKNALDAKDESRKQELVQRWLSLDPVAKTQVKSCLLQTLSSLALDARSTATQVIAKVAGIELPQKQWPELIGSLLSNIHQVPTHVKQATLETLGYLCEEVSPQVVDQEQVNKILTAVVQGMNASEGNNDVRLAATIALYNALGFAQANFTNDMERDYIMRVVCETTMSPEVKIRQAAFECLVSIAAMYYEKLAPYIQDIYSITAKAVRGDEEPVALQAIEFWSTICDEETDILEENIGDSNGDSDIPCFYFIKQALPALIPLLLETLLKQEEDQDLDEGAWNIAMAGGTCLGLVARTVGDDIVPLVMPFIEENITKQDWRQREAASYAFGSILEGPSPDKLAPLVNHALPFMLSALVKDPNNHVKDTTAWTLGRMFEFLHSSIVGTPIINEGNCQQIITVLLQSMKDVPNVAEKACGALYFLAQGYEDVGLTSPLTPFFQEIVQSLLTVTRREDATESRLRTSAYETLNEVVRCSTDETAPLVLQLVSVIMMELHKCLEAQNLSSDEREKRSELIGLLCGCMQVIIQKLGSSEGTKYVFLQCSDQIMGLFFRVFAFRNATAHEEAMLAIGALAYVIGPDFAKYMPEFYKFLDMDLQNFEEYQVCAVTVGVVGDICRALEDKILPYCDGIMTQLLKNLSSDNLHRSVKPPLFSCIGDIALAIGDNFNKYLMYAMNTLQLAAEMYAHTSGFDDEMTEYINSLRNGILEAYSGIFQGFKNSSKSQLLIPYAPHILQFLDSIYMEKDMDEVVMKTAIGVLGDLADTLGSNAGSLIQQSLSSRDFLNECLTSEDHLIKESAEWAKLAITRAISV; from the exons ATGGCAATGGAAGTTACTCAGGTGCTTTTGAATGCTCAATCAATTGATGGGAATGTGCGGAAGCACGCCGAGGACACTCTGCGTCAATTTCAGGAGCAAAACCTTCCTGGATTTTTGGTCTCTTTGTCTGGAGAATTAGCAAGTGAAGATAAACCGGTTGACAGCCGAAAGTTGGCAGGTTTAATACTGAAAAATGCTTTGGATGCCAAGGATGAAAGCAGAAAGCAAGAATTGGTCCAAAGATGGTTGTCTCTAGACCCTGTGGCAAAAACTCAAGTTAAGTCATGCTTGCTGCAAACACTCTCTTCTCTTGCTCTTGATGCTCGGTCTACAGCAACTCAAGTAATTGCTAAAGTTGCTGGAATTGAGCTTCCTCAGAAACAGTGGCCTGAGCTGATTGGATCACTTTTATCAAATATTCATCAAGTACCTACTCATGTGAAGCAAGCGACTTTGGAGACTCTAGGGTATTTGTGTGAGGAAGTATCTCCTCAGGTTGTTGATCAGGAACAAGTAAATAAAATACTTACTGCTGTAGTTCAAGGTATGAATGCGTCTGAAGGGAATAATGATGTTAGGCTTGCTGCTACAATTGCATTATATAATGCTCTTGGATTTGCTCAGGCTAATTTTACCAATGATATGGAGCGTGATTATATAATGAGAGTTGTTTGTGAGACAACAATGTCCCCAGAAGTGAAAATACGTCAAGCAGCCTTTGAATGTTTGGTCTCTATTGCTGCCATGTATTATGAGAAATTGGCTCCTTACATCCAGGATATATATTCCATCACGGCAAAGGCTGTTAGGGGTGATGAGGAGCCTGTTGCTCTTCAAGCCATTGAATTTTGGAGTACAATTTGTGATGAGGAAACTGATATCTTGGAAGAAAATATAGGTGATTCCAATGGAGACTCTGATATAccctgtttttattttataaagcaGGCCCTTCCTGCACTTATCCCTCTGCTGCTGGAAACATTACTCAAACAAGAAGAAGATCAGGATCTAGACGAAGGTGCATGGAATATTGCAATGGCAGGTGGTACATGCCTTGGTTTAGTGGCTCGTACTGTTGGAGATGATATTGTGCCACTGGTAATGCCCTTCATTGAGGAGAATATTACAAAACAAGATTGGAGGCAAAGGGAGGCAGCCTCTTATGCTTTTGGATCTATCTTGGAGGGGCCTTCCCCGGACAAATTAGCTCCTCTTGTTAACCATGCGTTACCATTTATGCTCAGTGCTTTAGTGAAGGACCCAAACAACCATGTGAAAGACACCACTGCTTGGACCTTGGGACGCATGTTTGAATTTCTTCACAGTTCAATTGTTGGTACACCAATTATTAATGAGGGAAATTGCCAACAGATTATTACAGTTCTCCTTCAGAGCATGAAGGATGTTCCAAATGTTGCTGAGAAGGCCTGTGGTGCTTTGTATTTTCTTGCCCAGGGTTATGAGGATGTGGGACTAACATCTCCTCTAACTCCTTTTTTTCAGGAAATTGTTCAATCCCTTCTAACTGTTACTCGCAGGGAGGATGCTACAGAATCACGGTTGAGAACTTCTGCATATGAAACATTGAATGAAGTGGTAAGGTGTTCCACTGATGAAACAGCTCCTTTGGTGTTACAACTAGTTTCTGTCATCATGATGGAGCTGCACAAATGTCTTGAAGCACAAAATCTTTCATCTGATGAACGGGAAAAGCGAAGTGAATTGATAGGCCTTCTCTGTGGGTGCATGCAAGTAATTATTCAGAAGTTAGGGTCTTCAGAAGGTACCAAATATGTCTTTTTGCAGTGTTCtgatcagataatgggactatTCTTCAGGGTCTTTGCTTTTAGAAATGCCACTGCACATGAGGAGGCAATGCTAGCCATTGGAGCCCTTGCCTATGTGATAGGCCCTGATTTTGCCAAGTACATGCcagaattttataaatttcttgACATGGACCTTCAGAACTTTGAGGAGTACCAAGTTTGTGCTGTCACTGTTGGTGTTGTAGGGGACATATGCAGAGCATTGGAGGATAAGATACTGCCTTATTGTGATGGGATTATGACACAACTTCTAAAAAATTTGTCAAGTGATAATTTGCACCGTTCTGTGAAGCCCCCTCTGTTTTCATGCATCGGTGATATAGCACTAGCAATAGGAGATAACTTTAATAAATACTTAATGTATGCAATGAACACACTACAACTTGCTGCAGAGATGTATGCCCACACATCAGGTTTTGATGATGAAATGACAGAGTACATTAATTCTTTGAGAAATGGGATATTGGAGGCATATTCTGGGATTTTTCAAGGGTTTAAGAATTCATCAAAATCCCAGCTTTTGATTCCTTATGCGCCTCACATCCTCCAGTTTTTGGATAGCATATACATGGAAAAAGACAT GGACGAAGTAGTTATGAAAACAGCAATTGGAGTCCTTGGAGATCTAGCTGATACACTGGGAAGCAATGCTGGTTCTTTGATACAGCAGTCTTTGTCAAGCAGAGACTTTTTGAATGAATGTTTGACCTCAGAAGATCATTTGATTAAGGAATCTGCTGAGTGGGCCAAGTTGGCTATCACTCGAGCTATATCTGTTTGA